A genomic stretch from Actinomycetota bacterium includes:
- a CDS encoding nucleotide-binding protein, producing MAPIQIEQGYSITYLHSYGQDSPWFAGATNKKLLASRDPETGYTYATPRGHDMYTGEETEWVDITDRKASVHAVTVCYFGSEEFLPETPYVLALIQYEGVDTLFLTRLMGVDPDAVSLDWIDMEVKPRFLRNSKLKPTDVYFVPA from the coding sequence ACCCATCCAGATCGAGCAGGGGTACTCGATCACCTATCTGCACTCCTACGGCCAGGACAGCCCCTGGTTTGCCGGAGCGACGAACAAAAAGCTGCTCGCAAGCCGTGATCCGGAGACCGGCTACACGTATGCGACGCCGCGGGGCCACGATATGTACACGGGCGAAGAAACCGAGTGGGTGGATATCACGGATCGGAAGGCCTCGGTGCATGCCGTCACGGTCTGCTACTTCGGATCCGAAGAGTTCCTTCCCGAGACTCCGTACGTGCTCGCGTTGATCCAATACGAGGGTGTGGACACGCTGTTCCTCACGAGGCTGATGGGTGTCGATCCCGACGCAGTCTCACTCGATTGGATCGACATGGAAGTGAAGCCCCGCTTCCTGCGCAACTCGAAACTCAAGCC